The following coding sequences lie in one Paracidovorax avenae genomic window:
- the gspE gene encoding type II secretion system ATPase GspE, with protein sequence MTTTILPDRTEPTADAVAVQRPLLGELLVQSGKLSARDLERALSAQQEMGGLLGRVLVRLGLVSETDVIQALSRQLDIPLIAANDFPAMMPEVEGLLPEFLQANSVYPLSAEDGHLHVAMAVPQDAFVVKALHLATGLAVVPRLALESDIEKALAEPVEQAGEEEGDDGFGDGADGGDFVEHLKDLASEAPVIRLVNAIIGRVIDLRASDIHLEPFDDGLHVRYRVDGVIQLGELVPPRLCAAVSSRVKLLAHLDIAERRLPQDGRIKTRVKGRELDLRVSTVPTVHGESVVMRVLDRASVRLQLETMGFEKDTLERFNMLLAKPHGILLVTGPTGSGKTTTLYAALSKIDAESNKIITVEDPVEYQLEGINQIQVHPQINLTFANALRSILRQDPDIIMIGEMRDGETAQIAVQSALTGHLVLSTLHTNTAAGAVIRMKDMGVEGYLITSSVNGVLAQRLVRTLCSHCKEPYEPGDEVRRTTGLHRFSTFGQAIYRAVGCEHCRGSGYRGRTGIHELFVLDEPMRRAIIDGKDANALNALAAQGGMLNLYEDGLRKVAGGMTTLDELSRVTQDQGDA encoded by the coding sequence ATGACCACCACCATCCTTCCCGACCGTACAGAGCCGACCGCCGATGCTGTCGCCGTGCAGCGCCCCCTGCTGGGCGAGTTGCTGGTGCAGTCGGGCAAGCTGAGTGCGCGGGATCTCGAACGCGCCCTTTCAGCGCAGCAGGAAATGGGCGGGCTGCTGGGCCGTGTGCTCGTGCGGCTCGGCCTGGTGTCCGAAACCGACGTGATCCAGGCGCTTTCGCGCCAGTTGGACATTCCGCTCATCGCCGCCAACGACTTCCCGGCCATGATGCCGGAGGTGGAAGGCCTGCTGCCGGAGTTCCTGCAAGCCAACAGCGTGTATCCGCTTTCGGCCGAGGACGGCCACCTGCACGTGGCCATGGCCGTACCGCAGGATGCCTTCGTCGTGAAGGCGCTGCACCTGGCGACCGGCCTGGCCGTGGTGCCGCGCCTGGCGCTCGAAAGCGATATCGAGAAGGCCCTGGCCGAACCGGTGGAGCAGGCGGGCGAAGAAGAGGGCGACGACGGGTTCGGCGACGGCGCCGATGGCGGTGATTTCGTCGAGCACCTCAAGGATCTCGCCAGCGAGGCTCCCGTCATCCGCCTGGTCAACGCCATCATCGGCCGCGTCATCGACCTGCGCGCTTCGGACATCCACCTGGAACCCTTCGACGACGGCCTGCACGTGCGCTACCGGGTGGATGGCGTCATCCAGCTGGGCGAACTGGTGCCTCCGCGCCTGTGCGCCGCCGTCAGTTCGCGCGTCAAGCTGCTGGCCCACCTCGACATCGCGGAGCGGCGCCTGCCACAGGACGGGCGCATCAAGACGCGCGTCAAGGGCCGCGAACTGGACCTGCGCGTTTCCACCGTGCCCACCGTGCACGGGGAGAGCGTGGTCATGCGGGTGCTGGACCGTGCAAGCGTGCGCCTGCAGCTCGAGACCATGGGATTCGAGAAGGACACGCTCGAGCGCTTCAACATGCTGCTGGCCAAGCCGCACGGCATCCTGCTGGTGACCGGCCCGACCGGTTCCGGCAAGACCACCACGCTGTATGCGGCCCTGTCCAAGATCGATGCGGAATCCAACAAGATCATCACCGTGGAAGACCCGGTGGAATACCAGCTGGAAGGCATCAACCAGATCCAGGTCCATCCGCAGATCAACCTGACCTTCGCCAACGCGCTGCGCTCCATCCTGCGCCAGGATCCGGACATCATCATGATCGGCGAAATGCGTGACGGCGAGACCGCGCAGATCGCCGTGCAATCCGCCCTCACGGGCCACCTGGTGCTGTCCACCCTGCACACGAACACGGCTGCGGGTGCGGTCATCCGGATGAAGGACATGGGCGTGGAGGGGTACCTGATCACCTCTTCCGTCAATGGCGTGCTGGCCCAGCGGCTCGTGCGCACGCTGTGCAGCCACTGCAAGGAACCCTACGAACCGGGCGACGAGGTCCGGCGCACCACGGGGCTGCACCGCTTCAGCACGTTCGGCCAGGCGATCTATCGCGCCGTCGGCTGCGAGCATTGCCGCGGCTCCGGCTACCGGGGGCGCACGGGCATCCATGAGCTGTTCGTTCTGGACGAACCCATGCGCCGCGCGATCATCGACGGCAAGGATGCCAATGCCCTCAACGCGCTCGCGGCGCAGGGCGGCATGCTCAACCTCTACGAGGATGGCCTGCGCAAGGTGGCTGGCGGCATGACCACGCTGGACGAACTGAGCCGCGTCACCCAGGACCAGGGCGATGCCTGA